Proteins from a single region of Octopus bimaculoides isolate UCB-OBI-ISO-001 chromosome 11, ASM119413v2, whole genome shotgun sequence:
- the LOC106881192 gene encoding uncharacterized protein LOC106881192 produces MGSDYSKNRKLKQRKVSSKVQPSEPSHSVVISEVSRGLSESNNVANYITDKQKELVLETWKIVQCNMARVGVVMFMNLFETHPDVRDVFMPFRGLATEDMKQNSRLISHAFRVMGTVEKCLARINEPRRLEDMLKNLGARHVMYNAKVDYIDLIGPQFILAIKPEVGDHWSLEVEEAWSDLFKLITHIMKAAMAF; encoded by the exons ATGGGCAGCGATTATTCAAAGAATCGGAAGTTAAAACAGAGAAAAGTGTCAAGCAAAGTGCAACCATCTGAACCAAGCCACTCAGTTGTTATTAGTGAGGTCAGTCGTGGCTTGTCTGAGAGCAATAATGTGGCGAATTACATTACTGACAAACAAAAGGAACTCGTTCTAGAAACATGGAAAATAGTCCAGTGCAACATGGCCAGAGTtggtgttgtgatgttcatgaa TCTTTTTGAGACCCACCCTGACGTTCGAGACGTGTTCATGCCATTTCGTGGTCTGGCAACAGAAGATATGAAACAGAACTCACGTTTAATTTCTCATGCATTTCGGGTGATGGGGACAGTCGAGAAATGTCTTGCCCGTATAAATGAACCAAGGAGACTAGAAGATATGCTCAAGAATCTTGGCGCCCGACATGTTATGTACAATgctaaagttgattacattgat TTAATTGGTCCTCAGTTCATTCTGGCTATCAAACCTGAAGTTGGTGACCACTGGTCGCTGGAAGTTGAAGAAGCTTGGTCAGATCTCTTTAAGTTAATTACACATATCATGAAAGCTGCTAtggcattttaa